The Paenibacillus sp. 481 DNA window TGATACGACTTATTATTTTCCGAGCGAGCAAGTATTTACCCTACATCGCCCTATATATCGGATTCCTTCTACGGAACAACTAGGCCTGCTCTCTATTGATGTGAAGTTAGAAGCATTAGCGGCCATTACAGAGCAATTGTTCGCGCAAGGAGAAGAAGATCTATACGTTGTCGATGATGATGGATATGTGTTCTATTCCAGTGACCAAGCGGTACAAGGCAAACGTTTGCACGAGGAGTGGTATGTAAACGGATTTGCGAATCGTGGCAACAGCGGCCATTTTGAACAGGATAACGCCCTATTTATTCATGAGCGCATTGAGGCACCTTTAGCGACGTGGACTTTAGTAAAAAAAATACCGAAGCCCTACTTGCTTCGTGACGCCAACCGTGCAGCCGTATTTAATATCGTGCTCTTAGGCGTATCGCTGCTCGTCATTATTGCGGCAACGGTCATCGTCTCGCTACGCATTACGAAACCGATCGCACAACTTGTCCATTATATGAACCAAGTGCAATCAGGCAAGCTAGACGTCGACATTCGCCCTGTAAGCAATGATGAGATCGGCGTTGTATCCAAACGATTCCGCAGCATGATGGATACGATTAACAATTTAATTTTGCGAGAATATAAGTTAGAGTTAGCCAACAAGACGAATCAATTAAAAGCGCTACAGGCGCAAATTAATCCGCATTTTATGAACAATGCGCTTCAATCTATTGGGACGTTGGCGTTGCAGCACAATGCGCCGCGTATTTATGGACTTATTTCGGCGTTGGCGCGCATGATGCGATACAGTATGTACAATGAAGAGAGCACGGCTACACTGCGTGAAGAGCTGGATCATGTGAAAGCTTACTTACAGCTGCAAGGGCAGCGGTTCGAAGATACGTTTACGGTTCACTACGATACCGAGCAAACGACGATGCATGTTCGACTGCCAAAGATGACGCTGCAACCTTTGGTAGAAAATTATTTTAAGCACGGCCTTAACCGCAGCGGATCGTTCGGAGAGTTGAGTATTACTAGCCGTTGGGTGAGCGCAGGTTCTAGTGTCGAGCAGGAGGCGGATCCTGAGGTGGATCTTGAAATGGATCTGGAAACGGATCGTCCTTTGCTGTTAGAGCTTGTCGTTGAAGATAATGGGACCGGTATGGAGGCTGCACGTTTAACCGCATTAAATGAACGGTTAGGTTCATTAGAGCCCTTTCATACGAATACGGCAGCGCACGGAGCTGCGAATAGTCGTTTGTCCGTGTTGCAACAAGCCGTTACCCCTTATGAGGTCGTTCATTATTCAGATGGCTCAGGGCACGCTGTTCAACAAATAAATAACGGCATGTCTGCCGATAAATATGATACAGAGTCTTTATCACGTATCGGTCTTGTGAACGTACTGACAAGGCTGATGCTGTTTAATCAGGGAGAAGCACACATGCGAGTCGAGGCGGTCCAGCCTCACGGCACTCGCGTCGTTATACATTTACAGGTGGAGCGTGATGGGGAATGAAGGCAATCATTGTAGACGACGAGAAACACGTCCGCGAAGCCATTCGCCTGCTCGTACAGTGGGAAGAGCTAGGCATTGATACGATATATGAAGCTGTTGATGGTCAGCAAGCGATCGAACTTATCCAAGCCAATAAGCCGCAAATTGTCATGACAGATATGATGATGCCGAATGTGAACGGCACCGCGCTCTTGGAGTGGATTAGCCGCTTTGCTCCGACTAGTAAGCTAATCGTTATTAGTGGTCATGACGATTTTTCTCTAGTTCGCCATACGATGCAGCATGGCGGCATGGATTATATATTGAAGCCCATTGACCCAGATACGGTCAATGAGGCGGTCGCTAAAGCCGTATCGGCTTGGCGCAATGAAGAAGAGGAGCGCAGCGCACGCCAGAAGCAAAATATGCAAGTCAACGAGTTCAAGCCACTTGTGTCTGAGAAGCTCTGGTCTGCGCTGCTGGACGATAAATCTGCTCATGAGACGCCCGTGCGCAGGCTGCGCGAGGAATTCGGTCTACCTGCGAATATCAGATTCGTTCGCTTGGCTCTACTTCAGGTGGACGCTTCGGATGCCGCTTTCAAAGCTAAGTTCCGCGAGAATAGTGACTTGGTGTACTACTCGTTAGTCAATATTGCGAACGAGTTTATTAATCGGCACGGTCAGAAGCGCGGAGCCGCGTTCCGCAATTGGAACGCTCCCGGTGAAATCGGAATCGTGATGTGGAAGCAGGCCGATAGTATCGAGCGACTGCTGCAAGAGATGAACGAAGGCTTGCAGCTAACACTGCGCCGCAAAGTGCATATCGGCGTCAGCGGTGAGCTCGCCTTCCCAACATGCTTGCCCGCTGCCTATGCGGCAGCAAAAGGAGCGCTGTTGCGTCGCAATTTGCTAGAGCGCAATGTGTATGTGCACGTTGCTCCAACGGATATCCATGTACTCGGCAGTGCCGCAGGTATAATGGGTAGTACAGGCTCTAGCTTTGGTTCTGGTTCCAGTTCTGGTTCTGGATCGCTCGGCACTTCTGATGCGAGCGCAAGCGCAAGTAAAAGCTCAAGTTCCCAAGCAGGGAGCTTAAATATGGACTACAGTATGGATTACGCCGTGGAACACCACGCGCCGACGTCCAACGCAACGACTGGAACCCATGTGCAGCCATCGCAAGCTACATCTAAATTGCTTCGCCTGTCCGCCTATGAGGAAGTGTGGAAGCTTGCCGTATTAAGCGGACACGCCGATTCGATTGCGGCCGCCATTGAGCGCTGGGTCAATGATGTAAGCAAGCAGGAGCGCATTACGCCAGAGCAG harbors:
- a CDS encoding cache domain-containing sensor histidine kinase — its product is MRWNSIRTKLILFMLIATIVPTFATMAISYNYTTETLKKRAIQENKQLIFQGRHNLMNFLENINRASLTVYTDFEFMRLLERGYDDPNVEAHVYTTLQNISSSMRDIWQVYLYRNEHQRATLVTQNVPRRSYGVDPYGGTVTHTEYGVRMQPTHQSHSYGFGDTTYYFPSEQVFTLHRPIYRIPSTEQLGLLSIDVKLEALAAITEQLFAQGEEDLYVVDDDGYVFYSSDQAVQGKRLHEEWYVNGFANRGNSGHFEQDNALFIHERIEAPLATWTLVKKIPKPYLLRDANRAAVFNIVLLGVSLLVIIAATVIVSLRITKPIAQLVHYMNQVQSGKLDVDIRPVSNDEIGVVSKRFRSMMDTINNLILREYKLELANKTNQLKALQAQINPHFMNNALQSIGTLALQHNAPRIYGLISALARMMRYSMYNEESTATLREELDHVKAYLQLQGQRFEDTFTVHYDTEQTTMHVRLPKMTLQPLVENYFKHGLNRSGSFGELSITSRWVSAGSSVEQEADPEVDLEMDLETDRPLLLELVVEDNGTGMEAARLTALNERLGSLEPFHTNTAAHGAANSRLSVLQQAVTPYEVVHYSDGSGHAVQQINNGMSADKYDTESLSRIGLVNVLTRLMLFNQGEAHMRVEAVQPHGTRVVIHLQVERDGE
- a CDS encoding response regulator, whose product is MKAIIVDDEKHVREAIRLLVQWEELGIDTIYEAVDGQQAIELIQANKPQIVMTDMMMPNVNGTALLEWISRFAPTSKLIVISGHDDFSLVRHTMQHGGMDYILKPIDPDTVNEAVAKAVSAWRNEEEERSARQKQNMQVNEFKPLVSEKLWSALLDDKSAHETPVRRLREEFGLPANIRFVRLALLQVDASDAAFKAKFRENSDLVYYSLVNIANEFINRHGQKRGAAFRNWNAPGEIGIVMWKQADSIERLLQEMNEGLQLTLRRKVHIGVSGELAFPTCLPAAYAAAKGALLRRNLLERNVYVHVAPTDIHVLGSAAGIMGSTGSSFGSGSSSGSGSLGTSDASASASKSSSSQAGSLNMDYSMDYAVEHHAPTSNATTGTHVQPSQATSKLLRLSAYEEVWKLAVLSGHADSIAAAIERWVNDVSKQERITPEQLELWSRDWEVLRARITHEAVGDAAEELLARHNEQSELAAANAAEPFSLDNWRQAWLGSLTRLSQLLLTHQGQEQHIIFDIAKYVEQHYHEDLSLQDMAQRFFVSREYISRKFKQQFNINLSDYMANIRIEKAKMLLFNPHLRISQVANMVGYHDEKYFSKVFKKQTGVSPNEFRKQQKV